Sequence from the Rhodothermia bacterium genome:
TAAAAGGTGCAAGACAGTTCTTCAATGCTTTTGATCCGGTTTTTGGCCTGATCAAAGCATGTGTATTTGGGTTTCTGATAACATCCATCTCTTGTTCAAAGGGTTATTACACCTCTGGCGGTGCAGAGGGCGTTGGCAATAGCACCACACAAGCAGCCGTTACAAGTTGTATTTTTGTGTTGTTATCGGACTATCTCCTTGCCGAATTATTGCTCTAAACCTCGGTTTTATGATTGTTGTAGAAAACCTTACCAAGCGCTTCGACGGTAAAATCGTCCTAAACAATGTATCATTGGAAATCCACGAGGGTGAAACATTCGCCATAATCGGGCGCTCGGGATCGGGCAAAAGCGTTTTGATGAAGCACGTCATTGGCCTGATGAAACCGGACGAAGGCCGTGTATGGATTGACGATGTGGACATCAACAAGGTGTCTTACAAAGAATTACGTAATGTACGCCAAAAATTTGGTGTATTGTTCCAAGGTGGTGCTTTGTTCGACTCCATGAATGCATTCGATAATGTGGCGTTCCCGTTGCGCATGTTTACCCGAATGAGAGAAGCCGAGATAGAAGACCGCGTCAACGAGTGCCTCTCGGTGGTTTCACTGCCAGATGCTGGTAAAAAGCGCATTTCCGAGCTTTCCGGCGGGATGCAGAAGCGCGTTGCTTGCGCAAGAGCCATCGCCCTAAAACCAAAATATGTCTTCTATGACGAACCCAACTCCGGTTTAGACCCTTTAACCTCTGGCACCATCAACGATTTGATTGCCACTTTATCTAAAAAGGAACGTGTGACTGGAATTGTTGTAACACATGATATGCACTCCGTCCTCAAAATTGCAGACCGCGCAGCCTTTATTCACCAAGGAAACCTGCATTGGCTCGGAACAGTAGAAGACCTGCACCGGA
This genomic interval carries:
- a CDS encoding ABC transporter ATP-binding protein; this encodes MIVVENLTKRFDGKIVLNNVSLEIHEGETFAIIGRSGSGKSVLMKHVIGLMKPDEGRVWIDDVDINKVSYKELRNVRQKFGVLFQGGALFDSMNAFDNVAFPLRMFTRMREAEIEDRVNECLSVVSLPDAGKKRISELSGGMQKRVACARAIALKPKYVFYDEPNSGLDPLTSGTINDLIATLSKKERVTGIVVTHDMHSVLKIADRAAFIHQGNLHWLGTVEDLHRSTDATLLAFVKASEYKIGH